From a region of the Streptomyces venezuelae genome:
- a CDS encoding alpha/beta fold hydrolase, with translation MPQHAIHAVTAAAALVSLAAFGPVPSGAASPSSQSPAPSASSAARTAAAAPPRFVPGPCPQPPEPIEALAGARCGVLEVPENRSRPDGRTIELAVAVIPAAEPAKPAQDPVVFMAGGPGGDTFDDIPFLVESGLNKDRELIVMAQRGNLYNRPNLACPEIDRFNAQAVGLRYGTEPTQQLMLKAVKECRDRLTADGVDLSAYNTTENAADFADLRTALGIPRWNVYGYSYGSDLALTYLRLHPEGIRALAIDSVTPPRSAALPWGWSSAAEGIGNIFEACAAEPACKNRYPDLPRTLTEQVRKLEAHPLTLNVPPPGGGKPVKVVLDGGALMDVIVAFGVRPKDIPAALDELRDGNPERFAKARAAGSVQNVGAFAHGLTESVACSEWAPGHSEADVLKAGRQAFPGWPDTVLAQVPQLPYQYPVCRVWNVPDRASVQRVATVSPVPALLLSGTFDVKTGASWAKGVAGDLSRSTAVQIPGIGHWVVPQSPCAQRILASFLAHPTAPDTSCADGLRPEPFTIAPN, from the coding sequence ATGCCACAGCACGCCATCCACGCGGTGACCGCCGCGGCCGCTCTGGTCTCCCTGGCAGCGTTCGGCCCCGTACCGAGCGGCGCCGCGTCACCGTCCTCCCAGAGCCCCGCCCCGTCCGCCTCCTCCGCCGCCCGGACCGCAGCGGCGGCCCCGCCCCGGTTCGTACCCGGCCCGTGCCCGCAGCCGCCCGAGCCGATCGAAGCGCTCGCCGGCGCGCGCTGCGGTGTCCTGGAGGTCCCCGAGAACCGCTCCCGCCCCGACGGCCGGACCATCGAGCTCGCCGTGGCGGTCATCCCGGCCGCCGAACCGGCGAAGCCGGCCCAGGACCCCGTGGTCTTCATGGCGGGCGGCCCCGGTGGCGACACGTTCGACGACATTCCGTTCCTCGTCGAGTCCGGCCTGAACAAGGACCGCGAACTGATCGTCATGGCCCAGCGCGGCAACCTCTACAACCGGCCGAACCTCGCCTGCCCGGAGATCGACCGCTTCAACGCGCAGGCCGTGGGCCTGCGCTACGGCACGGAGCCGACCCAGCAGCTCATGCTGAAGGCGGTCAAGGAGTGCAGGGACCGCCTGACGGCCGACGGCGTCGACCTGAGCGCCTACAACACCACCGAGAACGCGGCCGACTTCGCCGACCTGCGCACCGCACTGGGTATCCCCCGGTGGAACGTCTACGGGTACTCCTACGGCAGCGACCTGGCCCTCACGTACCTGCGCCTGCACCCCGAGGGAATCCGCGCGCTGGCCATCGACTCGGTCACACCGCCCCGGAGCGCGGCGCTGCCCTGGGGATGGAGCAGCGCCGCCGAGGGGATCGGCAACATCTTCGAGGCGTGCGCGGCCGAGCCCGCCTGCAAGAACCGGTACCCCGACCTGCCCCGCACCCTGACCGAGCAGGTACGCAAGCTGGAGGCACACCCCCTGACGCTGAACGTCCCGCCGCCCGGAGGCGGGAAGCCGGTCAAGGTCGTCCTCGACGGGGGCGCGCTGATGGACGTGATCGTCGCCTTCGGCGTCCGGCCCAAGGACATCCCGGCGGCGCTCGACGAACTCCGCGACGGAAACCCGGAACGCTTCGCGAAAGCCCGTGCGGCCGGCTCCGTCCAGAACGTCGGCGCGTTCGCACACGGACTGACGGAATCGGTGGCGTGCAGCGAGTGGGCACCGGGCCACTCGGAAGCCGACGTGCTGAAGGCCGGACGCCAGGCCTTCCCCGGATGGCCGGACACCGTCCTGGCCCAGGTGCCGCAACTGCCCTACCAGTACCCGGTCTGCCGGGTCTGGAACGTACCGGACCGCGCGTCCGTCCAGCGGGTGGCCACGGTCAGCCCGGTGCCGGCGCTCCTCCTGTCCGGGACGTTCGACGTCAAGACGGGGGCGAGCTGGGCCAAGGGCGTGGCCGGCGACCTGTCCCGCTCGACCGCCGTGCAGATCCCCGGAATCGGCCACTGGGTGGTCCCGCAGTCGCCCTGCGCCCAGCGCATCCTCGCATCGTTCCTCGCCCACCCGACCGCGCCCGACACCAGCTGTGCGGACGGCCTCAGGCCCGAACCGTTCACGATCGCCCCGAACTGA
- a CDS encoding ATP-binding SpoIIE family protein phosphatase — MREPEHRGPGPVPATVGDTAAVVLDEEGVVLARSQRAATLLDCSPGRTCVPLLGMLPRAGTDAGRTGHLTTAPGAGRTARQPPLVCTVVPLTAHAPGGPGTGTQWLVLLTPEETAEGAAERDAHRRRTGLSQAAAAGIGTSLDVIEMAETLVNLLVPDFADLATVDIAENVLVGDEPPRFDTSGDVRLRRTAAAQSPEISAEDLLAVGEALPPVTDSTLMRPLMKGLPVLVPDVAVLQAKLGVDPKALPLFVPSGAHSSVAMPLYARGLILGCVTVWRSQLPYAFGEEDAALLRDVVSRAALGVDNARRYTKEHRSVVTLQRSLLPRSALDSAAAETVGVYQPAGDGLSVGGDWFDVIPLPSLRVAFVVGDVVGHGLDATAAMARLRTAVQTLADLDLDPGELLTHLDDLVLGFSEEQMTSESRSDRAERSEPAVLGATCLYAVYDPVAGRCAVAAAGHPPPVLLPPDGEPVFLDVTPGPPLGVGGVPFQVTEFVVRPDSMLAFFTDGLVESRVGDIEEGMERLRGSFAGADPRTLPLDELSRTVFDGVRPEEPVDDAALLLARIHALPSDQVAEWELDADLSLVAHARELVVGQLSDWQLDELGFVTELVVSELVTNAIRYAGGPVGLRLIRDRVLVCEVSDPSSTQPRLRRARETDEGGRGLFLVAQLTDRWGCRFTGTGKTIWTEQPLAGPRG; from the coding sequence ATGCGTGAACCGGAGCACCGCGGCCCGGGGCCGGTCCCGGCCACCGTCGGCGACACGGCAGCGGTCGTCCTGGACGAGGAGGGCGTGGTCCTCGCCCGCTCGCAGCGGGCCGCGACGCTGCTGGACTGCTCGCCGGGCCGGACCTGCGTCCCCCTGCTGGGGATGCTGCCGCGCGCCGGAACGGACGCGGGACGCACCGGGCACCTGACAACCGCCCCGGGCGCCGGCCGGACGGCGCGGCAGCCCCCGCTGGTCTGCACCGTCGTCCCGCTCACGGCTCATGCCCCGGGCGGTCCCGGCACCGGTACGCAGTGGCTCGTCCTCCTCACCCCGGAGGAGACGGCGGAGGGGGCCGCCGAGCGGGACGCGCACAGACGCCGGACGGGGCTCTCCCAAGCCGCCGCAGCGGGCATCGGCACCTCCCTCGACGTGATCGAGATGGCCGAGACCCTGGTGAATCTGCTCGTCCCCGACTTCGCCGACCTGGCGACCGTGGACATCGCGGAGAACGTGCTGGTGGGCGACGAGCCCCCGCGCTTCGACACCAGTGGCGACGTCCGCCTGCGCCGGACCGCCGCCGCGCAGAGCCCGGAGATATCCGCCGAGGACCTGCTGGCGGTGGGAGAGGCACTGCCTCCCGTGACGGACAGCACGCTGATGCGTCCCCTCATGAAGGGGCTGCCCGTGCTCGTGCCGGACGTCGCCGTCCTGCAGGCGAAGCTCGGTGTGGACCCGAAGGCCCTGCCGCTGTTCGTCCCGAGCGGAGCGCATTCCTCCGTAGCCATGCCGCTCTACGCCCGGGGCCTGATCCTCGGCTGCGTCACCGTCTGGCGCAGCCAGTTGCCCTACGCGTTCGGTGAGGAGGACGCCGCGCTCCTGCGGGACGTCGTCTCCAGAGCGGCACTCGGCGTGGACAACGCGCGCCGCTACACCAAGGAACACCGGTCGGTGGTCACCCTGCAGCGGAGCCTGCTGCCGCGTTCGGCCCTGGACTCCGCCGCCGCCGAAACGGTGGGCGTCTACCAGCCGGCGGGCGACGGCCTGAGCGTCGGCGGAGACTGGTTCGACGTGATCCCCCTGCCCTCGTTGCGCGTCGCGTTCGTCGTCGGAGACGTCGTCGGCCACGGCCTCGACGCCACGGCGGCCATGGCACGGCTGCGGACCGCGGTACAGACCCTCGCCGACCTCGACCTGGATCCGGGCGAGCTCCTCACGCACCTGGACGACCTGGTACTCGGCTTCTCCGAGGAGCAGATGACCAGCGAGTCCCGCTCGGACCGCGCGGAGCGCTCCGAGCCCGCCGTGCTGGGAGCGACGTGCCTGTACGCCGTCTACGACCCGGTGGCGGGGCGGTGCGCCGTCGCCGCCGCGGGACATCCGCCACCGGTCCTGCTGCCGCCGGACGGGGAGCCGGTCTTCCTCGACGTGACGCCGGGGCCGCCCTTGGGGGTGGGCGGAGTGCCGTTCCAGGTGACCGAGTTCGTCGTGCGGCCCGACAGCATGCTCGCGTTCTTCACCGACGGACTCGTCGAGAGCCGGGTCGGCGACATCGAGGAGGGGATGGAGAGACTGCGCGGCTCGTTCGCCGGAGCCGATCCGAGAACGCTGCCGCTCGACGAGCTCAGCCGGACCGTCTTCGACGGGGTGCGGCCTGAAGAGCCCGTCGACGACGCCGCCTTGCTGCTGGCCCGCATCCACGCACTCCCGTCCGACCAGGTGGCCGAGTGGGAACTCGACGCCGACCTCTCGCTCGTCGCGCACGCCCGCGAGCTGGTCGTGGGCCAGCTGTCCGACTGGCAGCTGGACGAGCTGGGCTTCGTCACCGAACTCGTCGTCAGCGAGCTCGTCACGAACGCGATCCGCTACGCCGGGGGACCGGTCGGGCTCCGGCTGATCCGCGACCGGGTCCTCGTCTGCGAGGTGTCCGACCCGAGCAGCACGCAGCCACGCCTGCGCCGGGCGCGGGAAACCGACGAGGGCGGGCGGGGCCTGTTCCTCGTGGCCCAGCTCACCGACCGGTGGGGCTGCCGGTTCACCGGTACCGGCAAGACCATCTGGACGGAGCAGCCCCTGGCCGGGCCGCGCGGCTGA
- a CDS encoding ABC transporter substrate-binding protein → MARTRRTRSAALAAGLAFALTALTGCGAADMTRQASPYADAGGSRTVTLSVQSWVGAQANVAVAQYLLEHELDYRVDTVQIDEVPAWDALSQGRVDAILEDWGHPEQEKRYIDDKGTIARGGDLGVTGHIGWFVPTYFAEEHPDVTDWKNLDKYAAEFRTAESGGKGQLLDGSPSYVTNDKALVKNLDLDYQVVFAGSEAAQITQIRQFAKEKKPFLSYWYKPQWLFEKVPMTEVELPAYEKGCDTDPQKVACAYPHTPLQKFLNARFADGGGDAAAFLKKFRWTTEMQNDVALMIAEEKLSPQEAAARWVERNEATWRSWLPS, encoded by the coding sequence ATGGCTCGCACACGACGTACCCGCTCCGCCGCGCTCGCGGCCGGCCTCGCCTTCGCCCTGACGGCCCTCACGGGCTGCGGTGCCGCCGACATGACCCGCCAGGCCTCCCCGTACGCCGACGCCGGGGGCTCCCGTACGGTGACCCTCTCCGTGCAGTCGTGGGTGGGCGCACAGGCCAACGTCGCCGTCGCCCAGTACCTGCTGGAGCACGAGCTCGACTACCGCGTGGACACCGTCCAGATCGACGAGGTACCGGCCTGGGACGCGCTCAGCCAGGGCCGCGTGGACGCCATCCTGGAGGACTGGGGCCACCCCGAGCAGGAGAAGCGGTACATCGACGACAAGGGGACCATCGCGCGGGGCGGCGACCTCGGGGTGACCGGCCACATCGGCTGGTTCGTGCCGACCTACTTCGCCGAGGAACACCCGGACGTCACCGACTGGAAGAACCTGGACAAGTACGCCGCCGAGTTCCGCACCGCGGAGAGCGGCGGCAAGGGCCAGCTGCTGGACGGCTCCCCGTCCTACGTGACGAACGACAAGGCCCTCGTGAAGAACCTGGACCTCGACTACCAGGTCGTGTTCGCGGGATCGGAAGCGGCGCAGATCACGCAGATCAGGCAGTTCGCCAAGGAGAAGAAGCCCTTCCTGAGCTACTGGTACAAACCCCAGTGGCTGTTCGAGAAGGTACCGATGACGGAGGTGGAACTGCCCGCCTACGAAAAGGGCTGTGACACCGACCCGCAGAAGGTGGCCTGCGCCTACCCGCACACCCCGCTGCAGAAGTTCCTCAACGCCCGCTTCGCGGACGGCGGAGGTGACGCCGCGGCCTTCCTGAAGAAGTTCCGGTGGACGACCGAGATGCAGAACGACGTCGCCCTGATGATCGCCGAGGAGAAGCTGTCGCCGCAGGAGGCGGCGGCCCGGTGGGTGGAACGGAACGAGGCCACCTGGCGGTCGTGGCTCCCGTCCTGA
- a CDS encoding ABC transporter permease subunit gives MTTTLTPAPPSPATTATPPTDHRPGALRTLAHHRGRLIGVCAALALVLGCVFLGAGNWPASLSADVSGPLERTSDWIVDNRDGHPLFLYFFGHVSNIVVVSVRAVYLVLLALGWAGVTAAAALLAWRVAGVRLALTSAAAFAVCGLLGMWVPTMQTLALMVVAVAASVLLGGLLGLAAGLSDRMHRILRPVLDTMQVLPAFAYLLPVVLVFGIGVPAAVLATVVYAAPPMARLTALGLRDADAGVVEAATSLGATGRQRLLTARLPLARKELLLGVNQSIMMALGMAVIASVIGAGGLGDRVYQALASVDVGAALAAGVPIVLLAIVLDRVTAAAGERIGEAPADRSGLRWAVAALVTVAVAAGTRLLDRLAWPDAWTVDIAGPVNKTVDWMTAHLYSGVPLVGGTADWAGHFTTWVLNPLRDGLQWLPWWSVLLTVGVLALLIGTWRTAATAVLAMAAIGVLGVWDPALDTLSQVLAAVAVTLLLGIALGVAAARSTRLGRVLRPALDVFQTMPQFVYLIPVVALFGVGRAPAAAAAVVYALPAVVRITAQGVRAVDPGALESARSLGATGRQQLLQVQLPLARPALLLAVNQGVVLVLAVVVIGGLVGGGALGYDAVFGLAQGDLATGLVAGAAIVCLGLVLDRVTQPTGRRNPAGKGA, from the coding sequence CCGAGCCCCGCCACCACGGCCACGCCCCCCACCGACCACCGGCCCGGAGCACTGCGCACCCTCGCGCACCACCGCGGGCGGCTCATCGGCGTCTGCGCGGCGCTCGCCCTCGTCCTCGGCTGCGTGTTCCTCGGCGCCGGAAACTGGCCCGCCTCGCTCTCCGCCGACGTGTCGGGACCGCTTGAGCGCACCAGCGACTGGATCGTCGACAACCGCGACGGCCACCCGCTCTTCCTCTACTTCTTCGGGCACGTCAGCAACATCGTGGTCGTGTCCGTCCGCGCCGTGTACCTGGTGCTGCTCGCGCTCGGCTGGGCCGGCGTCACCGCAGCGGCCGCCCTGCTGGCCTGGCGGGTCGCGGGAGTCCGGCTCGCGCTGACCTCCGCCGCCGCCTTCGCCGTGTGCGGACTGCTCGGCATGTGGGTGCCCACCATGCAGACGCTCGCCCTGATGGTGGTCGCCGTCGCCGCGTCCGTGCTGCTCGGCGGCCTCCTCGGACTGGCCGCCGGCCTGTCGGACCGGATGCACCGGATCCTGCGGCCCGTGCTGGACACCATGCAGGTGCTGCCGGCCTTCGCGTACCTCCTGCCCGTCGTCCTCGTCTTCGGCATCGGCGTACCCGCGGCCGTCCTCGCGACCGTCGTCTACGCGGCCCCGCCCATGGCCCGCCTCACCGCGCTCGGGCTGCGCGACGCGGACGCCGGCGTCGTGGAGGCCGCCACCTCCCTCGGCGCCACCGGAAGGCAGCGGCTGCTGACGGCCCGGCTTCCACTGGCCCGCAAGGAACTGCTGCTCGGCGTCAACCAGTCGATCATGATGGCGCTGGGCATGGCCGTGATCGCGTCCGTCATCGGTGCGGGCGGCCTCGGCGACCGCGTCTACCAGGCGCTGGCCTCCGTCGACGTCGGTGCGGCACTCGCCGCCGGTGTGCCGATCGTGCTGCTCGCCATCGTCCTCGACCGGGTCACCGCCGCCGCGGGAGAGCGGATCGGCGAAGCCCCGGCCGACCGGTCCGGGCTCCGCTGGGCCGTCGCCGCCCTGGTGACCGTCGCCGTCGCCGCCGGGACCCGCCTGCTCGACCGGCTGGCCTGGCCCGACGCGTGGACGGTGGACATCGCCGGGCCGGTCAACAAGACGGTCGACTGGATGACCGCCCACCTCTACTCCGGCGTGCCCCTCGTCGGCGGCACCGCGGACTGGGCCGGGCACTTCACCACGTGGGTCCTCAACCCCCTGCGCGACGGACTGCAGTGGCTGCCCTGGTGGTCGGTCCTGCTGACCGTCGGCGTACTCGCCCTGCTCATCGGCACCTGGCGCACCGCCGCGACCGCCGTCCTCGCGATGGCCGCCATCGGCGTCCTCGGCGTGTGGGACCCGGCGCTCGACACGCTGTCCCAGGTCCTGGCCGCCGTCGCCGTGACCCTGCTGCTCGGTATCGCCCTCGGCGTCGCCGCGGCCCGCAGCACCCGCCTGGGGCGCGTGCTGCGTCCGGCGCTCGACGTCTTCCAGACGATGCCGCAGTTCGTGTACCTGATCCCCGTCGTCGCCCTGTTCGGTGTGGGCCGCGCCCCGGCCGCCGCGGCCGCCGTGGTCTACGCGCTGCCCGCGGTCGTGCGCATCACGGCCCAGGGCGTGCGCGCGGTGGACCCGGGCGCACTGGAGTCCGCCCGCTCGCTGGGCGCGACCGGCCGACAGCAACTGCTCCAGGTCCAGCTGCCGCTGGCCCGGCCCGCGCTGCTGCTGGCCGTCAACCAGGGCGTGGTGCTGGTCCTCGCCGTGGTCGTCATCGGCGGCCTCGTGGGCGGCGGCGCGCTCGGCTACGACGCGGTGTTCGGACTCGCCCAGGGCGACCTGGCGACCGGTCTGGTCGCCGGCGCGGCGATCGTCTGCCTCGGCCTGGTCCTCGACCGCGTCACCCAGCCGACCGGGCGCCGCAACCCCGCCGGAAAGGGGGCCTGA